The sequence GGCACGCGGTGTCCCGGGGCTTCTGCGACGTGGAGTCGGTGAAGCGCTACACCGGCTTCGGCACCGGCATCTGCCAGGGCAAGAGCTGCCTGGCCGCGGTGGCCTCGCTGCTGGAGCAGGAGAAGGCGCTCAAGCCCGCCGCCGTGGTGCCCTTCACGCCACGTCCTCCGCTCTACCCCACCGAGCTGCGCGTGCTGGCCACCGCCCCGGTGGACGAGTCCCAGCCGCCCGTGGGCGGCGTGCCCCTGGAGGTGGACGTCTTCCCGTCGGCGCTGCGCCCGGAGGGCCCCCTGCCCGAGAAGGCGAAGGTGGTCATCATCGGCGGCGGCGTCATGGGGCTGGCGCTGGCGTACAACCTGGCCCGCGAGGGCGAGACGGACGTGGTGGTGCTGGAGCGCGGCTACCTCTGCGCGGGCGCATCCGGCCGCAACGGCGGCGGCGTGCGCATGCAGTGGGGCACCCCGGCGCTTGTCGAGCTGGCCAAGCGCTCCATCGACCTGATGAAGGGCTTCGCCGGTGAGCTGGGCATCAACGTGTGGCTGCGCCAGGGCGGCTACCTCTTCCTCGCGAAGACGAAGCCGGTGGCGGAGCGGCTGGACCGCAACGCGGCCCTGCACAACAAGTTCGGCGTGCCCACCCGCATCATCAGCCCGGACGAGGCGCGCGACATCGTCCCCGGCCTCACCATGAAGGGCTGCCTGACGGCGTCCTACAACCCGGAGGACGGCGTCATCTTCCCCTGGCCCTTCCTGTGGGGCTACGCGCAGGGCTGCAAGAAGAAGGGCGTCCGCGTGGAGACCTACACGGACGTCACCGGCTTCGAGACGAGCAACGGCCAGGTGCGCAAGGTGAAGACGACGCGCGGCGACATCGCCTGCGACACCGTGGTGCTGGCCGCCGGCGCGTGGAGCCCCGAGGTGGCGAAGCTCGTCGGCGTGCAATTGCCCAACGAGCCGCACCGGCACGAAATCCTCAGCACCGAGCCCCTCAAGCCCTTCCTCGGGCCGCTGGTGTCGGTGCTCGACACCGGCCTGTACTTCAGCCAGTCCATGCGCGGAGAGATTGTCGGCGGCATGGGCGACCCGAAGGAGCCCGCGGGCCTCAACATGGGCAGCACGCTGCGCTTCGTGGCGCGCTTCGCCCAGGCGCTGATGGAGCAGTTGCCCCAGGTGGGCCACGTGAAGGTGCTTCGCCAGTG comes from Pyxidicoccus trucidator and encodes:
- a CDS encoding FAD-dependent oxidoreductase, yielding MSKAMICSCEDVTVDDVRHAVSRGFCDVESVKRYTGFGTGICQGKSCLAAVASLLEQEKALKPAAVVPFTPRPPLYPTELRVLATAPVDESQPPVGGVPLEVDVFPSALRPEGPLPEKAKVVIIGGGVMGLALAYNLAREGETDVVVLERGYLCAGASGRNGGGVRMQWGTPALVELAKRSIDLMKGFAGELGINVWLRQGGYLFLAKTKPVAERLDRNAALHNKFGVPTRIISPDEARDIVPGLTMKGCLTASYNPEDGVIFPWPFLWGYAQGCKKKGVRVETYTDVTGFETSNGQVRKVKTTRGDIACDTVVLAAGAWSPEVAKLVGVQLPNEPHRHEILSTEPLKPFLGPLVSVLDTGLYFSQSMRGEIVGGMGDPKEPAGLNMGSTLRFVARFAQALMEQLPQVGHVKVLRQWAGCYDVTPDNNPILGRTPGLDNLLQMSGFVGHGFMMAPAVAERMAKWMATGESDELFTRFDLRRFSGGPLEREDMIIG